A part of Aegilops tauschii subsp. strangulata cultivar AL8/78 chromosome 2, Aet v6.0, whole genome shotgun sequence genomic DNA contains:
- the LOC109745034 gene encoding uncharacterized protein, with translation MDLLSAAYGATSDDDADAAPAPSWPATALPSAAPPPPKRPRWESPPYPGYPPPPPLPASRPAPPQAAPPPLAGRRYVSKRERALLAASQPPVGSAAPLPPPEFDSPVVRSFADSNVRADILHYLRCQPKPGSNNSSPFKLSVSLMGHTKAVNCVDWSPSHGHLLASAGMDHTVRVWNVWNRGDTTARVLKHHTAAVKDVKWSHHRPFLLSGGFDCSSRLVDAEEGKEIRVFKEDQPVEVVKFNPSNSNLFLSGGSKGSLRLWDIRTGLATKEFNRSLGTILDLEFSADGKQFISSTDTTRSNVSENTIIVWDTLREVPLSNQVYTEAFTCPCVRYHPYEASFVAQSNGNYIAIFSARPPFKLNRYRRFEGHGVWGFPIKCSFSLSGRELASGSSDGCIYFYDYKSSRFLRKIEAFKEACTCVAYHPVLPNVIAACGWTGEISVFE, from the exons ATGGATCTCCTCTCCGCCGCGTACGGCGCCACCTCCgacgacgacgccgacgccgccccggCTCCCAGCTGGCCCGCCACGGCCCTCCCCTCGGCCGCCCCGCCTCCCCCGAAGCGGCCGCGGTGGGAGTCTCCCCCGTACCCTGGGTACCCaccacctcctcccctccccgCCTCGCGACCGGCCCCACCccaagccgcgccgccgccgctggctGGCAGAAGGTACGTCTCCAAGAGGGAACGCGCCCTCCTGGCGGCATCCCAGCCTCCCGTGGGCTCCGCGGCACCGCTTCCTCCGCCGGAGTTCGACTCCCCAG TTGTTCGATCTTTTGCTGATTCAAATGTTCGAGCTGATATTTTGCATTATTTACGGTGCCAACCAAAGCCTGGATCCAACAACAGTTCACCTTTCAAGCTCTCAGTGTCTTTGATGGGTCACACTAAAGCAGTCAATTGTGTGGATTGGTCACCGAGCCATG GACATCTTCTTGCTTCTGCTGGAATGGATCATACAGTCCGCGTATGGAACGTTTGGAACAGAGGGGATACTACTGCTCGAGTTTTAAAACATCATACTGCTGCTGTAAAGGATGTGAAGTGGTCCCATCATCGGCCCTTCTTACTTTCTGGCGGGTTTGATTGTTCCTCACGACTAGTTGACGCTGAGGAGGGAAAAGAAATCAGGGTATTCAAGGAGGATCAACCAGTGGAGGTCGTCAAGTTCAATCCAAGCAACTCAAATCTCTTCCTGTCTGGTGGGTCCAAGGGTTCTCTTAGACTCTGGGATATTCGAACTGGCTTAGCAACTAAAGAGTTCAACAGAAGTCTTGGCACCATCCTTGATCTTGAATTCAGTGCTGATGGGAAGCAGTTTATCTCTTCAACTGACACAACCAGAAGCAATGTTAGTGAGAACACTATAATAGTATGGGATACATTACGAGAAGTTCCTCTATCTAACCAG GTTTATACAGAAGCATTCACCTGTCCCTGTGTGAGATACCACCCATACGAAGCTTCTTTTGTCGCGCAATCCAACGGCAACTACATTGCGATTTTCTCAGCAAGGCCGCCATTCAAGCTAAACAGGTATAGGCGGTTTGAAGGACATGGAGTGTGGGGCTTCCCGATAAAGTGCAGTTTTTCCTTGAGCGGGAGGGAACTTGCGTCCGGTTCATCCGATGGCTGCATCTATTTCTATGACTATAAATCCTCGAGGTTTCTGAGGAAGATTGAAGCCTTCAAAGAAGCGTGCACTTGTGTTGCATACCACCCTGTACTCCCTAATGTGATCGCTGCATGTGGCTGGACTGGTGAAATATCTGTTTTCGAATGA
- the LOC109745029 gene encoding uncharacterized protein — protein MTEKAVWDDAHLKKLIEILREEVEKGNRPLGYLNKRGWENVLEKWEARTGKKYPKDKFKNKWDAIKNEYTWFMELKNEATGLGWDDAKRTVDCSKEWWDEHIKRCQESTGKKCNHMKFKKQGPKHLEDLHIIFDKVHVTGASASCAGDISSDESSDDNAVPFEKPDGGAEMKLASSKKPKPSKKRKQPSNANEEKEEKSPFLRLYKQTCEKIESGVEKITSSVEASSAPLTNHVPTISEVMKMVKECGVKEKTALMHTTLTLIVKPEFREIFNVLETKEGRFDFLEREHEKEMLKHV, from the exons ATGACTGAGAAGGCGGTGTGGGATGATGCCCATCTCAAGAAACTCATTGAAATATTGAGAGAAGAGGTTGAAAAGGGGAATAGGCCATTAGGTTATTTAAACAAGAGGGGTTGGGAAAACGTTTTGGAGAAATGGGAAGCTAGAACGGGAAAGAAGTATCCCAAGGATAAATTCAAAAACAAGTGGGATGCCATAAAAAATGAGTACACTTGGTTCATGGAGTTGAAAAATGAAGCAACTGGGCTTGGATGGGATGATGCGAAGAGAACCGTTGATTGCTCTAAAGAATGGTGGGATGAACATATCAAG AGATGCCAAGAGAGTACAGGAAAGAAATGCAATCATATGAAGTTCAAAAAACAGGGACCAAAGCAccttgaagatttgcacatcATATTTGACAAAGTACATGTTACTGGGGCTAGTGCTTCTTGTGCTGGAGATATATCTTCTGATGAATCAAGTGATGATAATGCGGTTCCTTTCGAGAAGCCCGATGGTGGTGCTGAAATGAAGTTGGCATCTTCGAAGAAaccaaaaccaagcaagaagcGCAAGCAACCTTCTAACGCAAATGAGGAGAAGGAAGAGAAGAGTCCATTCTTACGATTGTACAAGCAGACATGCGAGAAAATAGAAAGTGGAGTGGAGAAGATAACTTCAAGTGTTGAAGCATCATCCGCTCCTCTCACCAACCATGTTCCCACCATTTCAGAAGTAATGAAGATGGTCAAAGAATGTGGTGTGAAGGAAAAAACTGCTCTCATGCACACAACCCTCACTCTTATAGTGAAGCCCGAGTTTAGGGAAATCTTCAATGTTCTTGAAACAAAAGAAGGGAGGTTTGATTTTTTGGAGAGGGAGCATGAGAAGGAGATGTTGAAGCACGTGTAG